The DNA segment GAGAGTGATCCGATTGGGCTCAGTGGAGGAAACAACACATACGGGTATGTGGGTGGAAATCCAAACAGTAAAATTGATCCTGATGGGCAGTTTGCTTTCCTGATTCCTTTCCTACCCGAAATTGGGGCAGCTATATGTGAAGGGGGTGGATGTGCTGCCGCAGCTTCTGCGATTGCTAATGCAGTTGGTGCTATAGGACTTGGGGCTGTACTATCTAACCCTCACAATGTCAATGACTATAATGACAACAATATTGAAAAGATTTCTAATAAAAGAGAATATGAAAGGAATTGTGATGACAATGACCCTCCATTAGCTGATCCATGTGAGGAGGCTAAACGGAAGCTAAAAAGGGCTGAGTTGTGTCTAAGCTCAAGAAAGGCTTTCACTAATAAATGGTACAATGGTGTCGATGACCGACATAGTCCACAGCTCTATGTTGATCTTGAAAATAGAATTAAAGCTGCTGAAAGGGAGGTTGCCCGTAAATGCGCATGCTCCAAAAAATGATGAATACAGACTTACTCTTAAAGGAAATAAATGATGTATTTCCTGATAGTCCAATGCCTGACACATCAGAGTTAACTGTACATCAGAAGGATTGTGAACTATGCGATGATGTTCGTCGATACTTGAATGTCTATCGACATTTAAGCGTTGATAATAAACTAATTAGATTCTTGCATCAGAATCTATATGAACTTTCACCCTTAGCCTTTCGTTGGGTACTGCCTCATTATCTTAAATATTGTTTGACGGAAGATTGGGCGTATGCGCAAGAAGAAACATACTTTTTGGTTTTTAATCTTGGGCCGGCCCCTCAGCTTGAGAATGATACACTCATACGATTTGCAGCTTTGAACGATAAACAGATTAATTGCTTAATCGATTTTTTAAGTTGGTGCACTGGAGTTGAGGACTGTATCGACATTGAAGATGATATTAATAGAGCTTTTGCGTTTTTAAAGAAGCTTCTTAACCAAGCAAGATTAAAAATGTAGAAATCGTAGATACCGTCTTCAACGTCAAGTTTTATCAAGCTAATCTTACGTCATAATTAGCTTGATAAGGCATCTGATGCTTCACATAGCACAAATACACAAGCTTAGGCATCGTTGCACCCCAACCATTTTCGATCTGCCGTTTGATAAAAGCCGCTCATACATCACTTTGATGTGAGGGTTATGTTTGATCGCAACTACTGCCGACATATACAAATCCGCACTTTTCTTGGCCGAGCCTGCTTTCGAAAGGGAGCTTCTCCCGTTAATAGAGTTATCAGAAATCGTAGATGGGTAGAGGCATGAAACCCATCTTTACACATATCAATCATGAACGATATATGATTAAAAATGTGTCTGCATCTCTACAGCGGTTCTGATCTCTTGTCCCGTTCCTCCCGATACTTCTGCTTATGGAAATTGACGGTTCTTTCAATCTCATCCAGATCATTGACCAGTTGCAAAGCCAGACGCTGCTGCGCCAGTGTGCTGTGTTCTTGCCGTGCCATTGGATTATCTGGGGGTTGATACGCTGCCCAATCAAGTATTCGGCAATCCGGCTTCTCACATACAAATAAGCAATGCTGTCCTGATTCATGGATTACTCCTGTAGAACGTCTGTTAAACATGAGGCTGAAGAAGTTGGCGAGTTCATTTCAAGTTCAGAATTTAGGGTTTATTTTTGTCCTTTCTGCGGAGAAAAACTTGATAGCAATGTCGATTAGAAGTTTGTCAATTTAGCTTCTCTACCCATTTCCATCCCATGTAAAAACCTCCCGTCCGCGGGAGTTCCTCACCCAAAAAATATCACACACCACTGCTGCAAAGCCTGAAAGCCTTGCTGGTCAAGGCTTATAATGTGTAACACGGATAGAATTAGAAGATGATGAGGATTGTGGATGTCATAAAATCTTAGAAAAACGAAAACGACCACCTTATGATTGGTGTCAAGGTGATATTATTTATTTCGAATACATTGATTGTCTGAAGAAGTGTAAAGAGAAATAGAATGCTTTTTCCCTTAATGACTTACTGAGTTCCAATAAAAAACCGCGCTAAAGGCGGTTTTTTTAAATCACTTTCAATCACTTCTGCTCAGTTACATTCTCATCAATCCCATAACTATCTTCCGCTGGAAGATCTTTTACGGCTTTAGAAATCAGATCCGCCATGTAGTTACCATGCGCGGTTGATTTGTCATAATGAAAACGCAAACGCGGTGTGAAACGGGTCTTGATACGACGACCCAGTTCCTGACGCAGGAATCCTGCGGCACCGTTCAACAGATCTAGGGTTTCTTGATGCGCTTGTTCAGTCAGGTCGTCATTTAATTCACGACCCATGACCGTCACATACACATCGCCATAACCCAGATCTGAGCTGATTTTCACGCCAGAGATGGTGACCATGCCACCACCCAGACGTGGGTCTTTGAGTTCCATGCGAATGAGGTCAGACAACTCGCGTTGTACCTGATCACCCATACGCTGTAGACGCTGACTCATTATAGACTCCGTTTAATCTCATGGACTTCAAAGACTTCGATCTGATCGAGTTCTTGAATGTCCTTGTAGCCTTTAACACCCAGACCACATTCCATACCTGCACGAACTTCATTGACGTCATCTTTATAACGACGCAATGATTCGAGTTCGCCTTGGAAGACCACCACGCCATCACGCAGCACGCGGATTGGGCGGTTACGATGGATGACACCCTCAAGCACCATACAACCCGCAGCAGCACCAAACTTACTTGAACGGAACACTTCGCGGACTTGGGCAATACCCAAGATGTTTTCACGATGTTCTGGCGCCAACTTACCGCTCATGGCTGCTTTTACGTCATCAATCATTTCATAGATGATGCTGTAGTAGCGCAGATCGATGCCATCTTCCTGACTCTTTAGACGTGCGGCATTGTCTGCACGAACGTTAAAGCCAAGCATTGCCGCACCAGTTGATTCAGCCAGTGTGATGTCTGATTCGGTAATCGCACCAACACCTGAACCGACGATCTGTACACGCACATCATCAATCGACAAGTCGTTTAATGCATGAGTAAGTGCTTCAAGTGAACCACGTACATCGGCTTTGAGGACGATATTGACGGTAGGTACGTCTTTCTTGCCCATACCCGCCATGATGTTTTCAAGGCGCATGGCAGATTGACGATCGATTTTGTTTTGACGTTCGCGGTCAGCACGGAATTCAGCCACTTCACGGGCTTTCTTCTCATCAGAAACCACAAGGATTTCATCACCGGCATTCGGCGCATCGGGTAAACCGAGGATTTCAACTGGAATTGAAGGACCCGCAGATTTAACCTGCTTGCCGTTTTCATCGGTCATCGCACGGACGCGCCCGTAGAAAGAACCTGCAAGGAGCAAGTCGCCGACTTTAAGCGTGCCTTTTTGAACCAGAACGCTAGCAACCGCGCCGCGACCTTTGTCGATACGGGCTTCGATCACGATCCCTTGTGCCGCGCCTTCTTCAGAAGCAGTGAGCTCCATCAGTTCAGCTTGGATTGAGATCAGATCAAGTAGCTCATCAATACCCGCACCGGTTTTTGCAGAAACACGCGCGATAGGCACATCCCCACCCCATGCTTCTGTGGTGACGCCTTTGACAGACAGTTCGTTCAGAACGCGATCTGGATCAGCGCTTTCTTTGTCGATTTTATTCAACGCAACGATGATTGGTGTACCTGCCGCTTTGGCATGTTCAATCGCTTCAGCGGTTTGTGGCATTACGCCGTCGTCCGCTGCAACCACCAGAATCACGATGTCGGTGGCTTTCGCACCACGTGCGCGCATTTGGGTAAATGCTGCGTGACCCGGGGTATCGAGGAAGGTGATGACACCACGATCAGTTTCTACATGGTAGGCACCGATATGCTGAGTAATCCCGCCTGCTTCGCCTGACGCCACTTTGGTACGGCGGATATAGTCGAGCAGTGAGGTCTTACCATGGTCAACGTGACCCATGATGGTGACGACCGGAGGTCGCAGTTTCACGTTACCGCGATCAGCAACCGAAGCCATCAGTTTGTCTTCAACGGCGGTATCACTGACCAATACAGGGTTGTGACCGAGTTCTTCAACCACCAAAGATGCTGTAGATTGATCAATCGTTTGATCTTGAGTAACGATTTCGCCCATTTTCATCAAGGTCTTGATGACTTCACGAACTTTAACCGCCATTTTTTGCGCCAGATCGGCAACGACGATATTTTCAGTGATTTGAACATCATAAACTTGTTTTTCAACAGGCTTTTCAAAACCGTGTTTGTTCGATTGGCTGGTTTTCAGACCACGTGGGGTTTGGCGGAAAGATTGCTCTTCCTGACGACCTGAACGATTACGTCCTTTACCCTTGCCCGCACCCGCGCCTGCCGCTGTCGCTGCACCACGTTTGATATCACGATTTTCTTTATCAAAAGATTCTTCGTATGCACGACCAACGAGACCCGCAGCCAGTGGTGCGGTGTCATCGATCTTACGATCTGGAGCTGCGCCATCGGCATATTTGCTGGCCATTTGGCGCATTTGTTCAAGCGTACGTTGTTGTGCTGCTTCAGCTGCTGCACGGCGTGCCGCTTCTTCAGCTGCTTTTAGGCGAGCAGCTTCTGCTTCACGCTCTTTCTTCTGTTCTGGTGTTTCATCGATTTTAGCTGCGCGTTTTTTAACGACAACTTCTTTCTTCTCTACATTTTTCTTGTCGCTTTGCAGACGCATTGCATCAAGCGTTGCTTGATGTTTAGCATCGGCTTCTGCACGTGCTTTTTCTGCCGCTACCGCCGCTGCTTCTTCAGCTGCTTTCACATCCGCAGGCTTTGCGTCTTGCGCTTTTTCTTGGGCACTGGCTTGAATGCTGGCTTGAATACGCGCTTTTGCTTCTAATTCAAGTTTGGCGCGTTCCGCTGCTTGGGCCGCAAGATCAGGCTTAACAAAAGTATGCTTTTTGCGCACTTCAACATTAATGGTTTTGGCTTTACCGCTTGAGCTTGCCACTTTGGCCGTGCCGAGCGTTTTACGCTTTAATGTGATTTGAGTGGTATCAGGCGCAGATTGACCATGGCTCTGTCTTAAGTGAGCAACCAGTTTTTCTTGTTCATTTTCAGTGACGAGCGCAGTTGCAGCACGCGCGGGTAAGCCTGCCTCAACCAATTGGGATAATAATTTTTCGACTGGACGGCCGACTTGTTGTGCTAATTCGTTTACGGATTTATCCGCCATGTGGTGCTACCTACCTATATACTCAAAACATCATTCAAAATCATTCGTGTTAAATCATGGGGGTCATCCTTAAAGATAACCTGCGCTGGGCGCTCATATTAAAAAAACCATGCCAGTACAACTCCAAGTTGTGTAGTGGCGTGTAACGAAGAACAACCCGTTACACGCGATGATGCTTATTCAGCGAGAGCGTAGAGCTGGGAACGAAGACTTGCGCCTTAGTTAAACCAAGACTCACGCGCTTTCATAATCAATTTACCTGCGGTCGCAGTATCGACGCCAAGATCTTCAAGATCGCCAACAGCTTGGTCTGCAAGGTCGTCAACGGTAACAATGCCGTGTGCTGCCAAGTTAAATGCAAGATCACGATCCAGGCCTTCGAGCGCCAGCAATTCTTCGCTAGGGTCTTGGATGCTTTCTTGTTGTAACAATTCATCAGCAAGTGCCGCATCTTTGGCGCGAGCTTGTAGTGCCGCGATCGTCTCGTCATCCAAACCTTCAATTTCATGGAAGGTTTCAGCAGGCACAAACGCCACTTCTTCGAGTGAAGTAAAGCCAAGCTCAACCAGCGCAGTTGCCAAATCTTCTTCGATTTCCAAGCGCTGGATGAATAAGTCAACATACTGTTGTGATTCAGATTGTTGGCGAGCGCGGTATTCGTCTTCGAGCATCATGTCGAGGCGATAACCTGTTAATTCAGATGCCAAACGCACGTTTTGACCCTGGGTACCGATGGCACGTGCCAATTGGTCACTGGCCGCAAAAATGATATCCGCACTGTGTGCATCTTCATCCAATACGATACCTGATACGTCAGCAGGTTCAAGGGCGCTGGCGATATATTGTGCAGGATCATCAGACCAGATAACCACGTCAATGCGCTCGCCTTCCAGTTCTTGCTGAACCGCTTGGATACGTGTACCACGCATCCCGATACATGCACCAACCGCATCAATACGATGATCGTTGGTTTTGACTGCAATCTTGGCACGTACACCGGGTTGACGCGCAGCGCCTTTGATTTCAATGATTTCTTCACTGATTTCAGGTACTTCTTTGCGCATCAAGGCAATCAGCATTTCTGGGCGTGAACGAGACAACAACAGCTGTGCACCGCGACCATCACGATTGACGCTAAACAAAATCGCAGTAACGCGTTGTTTGGCACGCAATACTTCACGTGGAATCATTTCTTCACGCGCCAAATAGCCTTCAGCGTTATTGCCTAAATCGATGATGAAGCCGTCTTTGGTTTGCTTTTTTACTTCGCCATAGATGAGCTCACCAACACGTTCTGCATATTCATCAGCAACCATCGCACGCTCAGCTTCGCGAATTTTTTGCACGATAACTTGTTTCGCAATCTGGGCAGCAATACGACCGAATTCAATCGATGGGATTTGCTCTTCGCGCACATCACCGATTTTCCATTTCGTTGGATCAAGATCACTGATCGCATCTTGTAGGCCAGGCATTTCATGATC comes from the Aquirhabdus parva genome and includes:
- a CDS encoding ribosome-binding factor A is translated as MSQRLQRMGDQVQRELSDLIRMELKDPRLGGGMVTISGVKISSDLGYGDVYVTVMGRELNDDLTEQAHQETLDLLNGAAGFLRQELGRRIKTRFTPRLRFHYDKSTAHGNYMADLISKAVKDLPAEDSYGIDENVTEQK
- the infB gene encoding translation initiation factor IF-2, which produces MADKSVNELAQQVGRPVEKLLSQLVEAGLPARAATALVTENEQEKLVAHLRQSHGQSAPDTTQITLKRKTLGTAKVASSSGKAKTINVEVRKKHTFVKPDLAAQAAERAKLELEAKARIQASIQASAQEKAQDAKPADVKAAEEAAAVAAEKARAEADAKHQATLDAMRLQSDKKNVEKKEVVVKKRAAKIDETPEQKKEREAEAARLKAAEEAARRAAAEAAQQRTLEQMRQMASKYADGAAPDRKIDDTAPLAAGLVGRAYEESFDKENRDIKRGAATAAGAGAGKGKGRNRSGRQEEQSFRQTPRGLKTSQSNKHGFEKPVEKQVYDVQITENIVVADLAQKMAVKVREVIKTLMKMGEIVTQDQTIDQSTASLVVEELGHNPVLVSDTAVEDKLMASVADRGNVKLRPPVVTIMGHVDHGKTSLLDYIRRTKVASGEAGGITQHIGAYHVETDRGVITFLDTPGHAAFTQMRARGAKATDIVILVVAADDGVMPQTAEAIEHAKAAGTPIIVALNKIDKESADPDRVLNELSVKGVTTEAWGGDVPIARVSAKTGAGIDELLDLISIQAELMELTASEEGAAQGIVIEARIDKGRGAVASVLVQKGTLKVGDLLLAGSFYGRVRAMTDENGKQVKSAGPSIPVEILGLPDAPNAGDEILVVSDEKKAREVAEFRADRERQNKIDRQSAMRLENIMAGMGKKDVPTVNIVLKADVRGSLEALTHALNDLSIDDVRVQIVGSGVGAITESDITLAESTGAAMLGFNVRADNAARLKSQEDGIDLRYYSIIYEMIDDVKAAMSGKLAPEHRENILGIAQVREVFRSSKFGAAAGCMVLEGVIHRNRPIRVLRDGVVVFQGELESLRRYKDDVNEVRAGMECGLGVKGYKDIQELDQIEVFEVHEIKRSL
- a CDS encoding DUF6714 family protein; the encoded protein is MRMLQKMMNTDLLLKEINDVFPDSPMPDTSELTVHQKDCELCDDVRRYLNVYRHLSVDNKLIRFLHQNLYELSPLAFRWVLPHYLKYCLTEDWAYAQEETYFLVFNLGPAPQLENDTLIRFAALNDKQINCLIDFLSWCTGVEDCIDIEDDINRAFAFLKKLLNQARLKM
- the nusA gene encoding transcription termination factor NusA, with protein sequence MSREILTVVEVVSNEKGVSREAIFEAMEQALVAATKKKFYEHDEVDLRVSIDRKTGEYDTFRVWTVVADEDHEMPGLQDAISDLDPTKWKIGDVREEQIPSIEFGRIAAQIAKQVIVQKIREAERAMVADEYAERVGELIYGEVKKQTKDGFIIDLGNNAEGYLAREEMIPREVLRAKQRVTAILFSVNRDGRGAQLLLSRSRPEMLIALMRKEVPEISEEIIEIKGAARQPGVRAKIAVKTNDHRIDAVGACIGMRGTRIQAVQQELEGERIDVVIWSDDPAQYIASALEPADVSGIVLDEDAHSADIIFAASDQLARAIGTQGQNVRLASELTGYRLDMMLEDEYRARQQSESQQYVDLFIQRLEIEEDLATALVELGFTSLEEVAFVPAETFHEIEGLDDETIAALQARAKDAALADELLQQESIQDPSEELLALEGLDRDLAFNLAAHGIVTVDDLADQAVGDLEDLGVDTATAGKLIMKARESWFN